The sequence CTCTCGTGCGCGTGTCGATCGTGCCTGCCATTTCCGGTCCTTCAAGGAGTCACCTTCAAGAGGTCAGAACCCTTGAACTCGATCTTGCACCGGCGCGCCGTGAGCCTCGCATCACGATATCGCCGCCCAAGAATGCCCAGGCGCAGCTCGTCGCCCTGGAGGATGCCCTCCATCAGTCGCAGGTCATGCCTGCTCCACGAGACAACCAGCCGATCCTCCTCCTCGGCGCGATCGACGAGGCACTCGACGAGTTGCCGGTGATCGGCGAGTGCGGCGTGCTCCGCCCGGCGCTTCTTGTGGCAGGGGGCGAACAGCGGCTCGACGATGCCTGCCGCGAGCGTGCGATTCACCAGGTAGCCGAGCAGTGTGGGAGGACGGTCCTTGGAGCCTTCGTAGTCGACGTACAGGGCGCGCTGCGCGTCCATCGTGCCGAGCAGCGGGGCGCGCCGGCCCTCCGCCGAGGGGGCGCTAATGGTGGATGATGCCGTCATGGAAGTACCCTCCAGGTGAAGAGAGTTGACGCTCGTGTGGTGATCGCCCATCGCACGCGTGTGCTACCAGTTGAAAAGCGTCTGCTTCCCCGTGCGTCGATCGTAGGCGTGCTGCAACGAGCGCTTTCGATCCACCGTGTCGAGGCGGCGTTCGCGCATCCGGTGCAGCAGTGCCGCGAGCTGTTCGCGCGAGCCCCGTACCAGGTCGCGCACGACGGCAGGTTGCCGATCGAGCAGCGCCAGGCCGCGCTGCAGCAGCTGTGCGGCCGCGTCGAACCGTCGCGCGTCCGCCAGGGTGATCGCCCGCTCCCGCAGCGCCGCCAAGCGCAGATCCAGCCACGTCGCCCGCACCGCCGAGTTGGGGCGCCGCACCCCGTTCCAGGCGATGGCAAAGCGCAGCGACACCGGCGTCACCCCGTCCGGGGCCACGCCCGTGGCCTCGCACGCCGCCAGCTGCAGCGGCGCGTCGGCGGACCCCCGCGGGAGCGTGAACTCCAGCACCACTGTCCGCTCCGCCACCGCCGACAGCTCCCCCACCATGATGGAGTGCCCGCGCGACGCGTCGTCGGCGTCCACGCGCCCACCCCCCGTGAGCCCGCCCCACACGCCGGTGAGCGGCGCGTCGGGCGCCACGCATAACGCCACGCGCAACGCACTCACGCTCCGCATGGCCCGCAGCTCCTCCACCAGCACCTCGGCCACACGGTCGGGGCCCTGCATGTACCAGGTGTTGCCGTCACCGGCGTCCGCCATCGCCCGCAGGAGGTCCTCGTCGTAGCCGTCGCCGAAGCCCATCGTCGTCGTCGAGATCCCGCGCTGCGCCGCGTCGCGGCACATCGCAGCCAGCGCGGTCGGCGACGTCTCACCGACGTTCGCATGCCCGTCGGTCATGAGGACGATACGGCGCAGCGGGAGCACCTGTTCGACGCTCGCCGATTCATGGGGTGCCAGCGTCAGCACCGAGCGCCCGCGTCGCCACCCGTCCGCGAGCGCCGTCGTTCCGCCCGTGTCGATCGCCCGAATCGCCCGTTGGCACGGGAGCAGCGTCCCATCACCAATCGGCGCCAGCGCGAAGTCGACACGCACCTCGCTGTCGAAGGTGACGACTGCCGCGCGACTCCCCTGGGGGAGGCGAGCGACGAGGGCGCTCGCCGCGTCACGCACCGCCTCGATCGGCTCACCGGCCATCGACCCCGACCGGTCGAGCACCAGCGCCAGGTCGACCGGGCGCTCGCCCTCGCCAGCACCTGTACCGCGCAGCGTGACCGCGGCACGGATACGCGTGTCGCCCGTGCGGAGTGTCGTCGTGTCGAACGCCACCGTGCAGGCGATCCCCGCGTGGTCGTCCCGCGCCGATGCGGTGCATGGCGGCGTGGCCGCGTCGGGGATGTCGTCGTGCTCCTCCGCGTCGTCGAACATGTCGTCGAACAGGTCATCGAACGCGGCACCATCCGTCGGGTGTGACGTGCCGCCTGACGCGTGTTCGCGTGGGTCGCTTGCAGTCGCGTCCATCGCATGGCGTTCGCCGACGATGGCCAGCGATCGTGCGAGGTCGAGCGTCACCACGCGATCGCGGAAGAGGGCGGCGCCGAGGATCCACCCGTCAGGGGCAATCATCGCCAGGGCTGCGCGCAGTAGTGGTGGGAGGACCGCTACCTCCAGCGTCAGTGAGACTCCCATCGCCTCGATCTCGACCTTGTGGACTTCGACCGCGAAGCGCCCGAAGCCCGGGAGGAAGTCC comes from Gemmatimonadota bacterium and encodes:
- a CDS encoding VWA domain-containing protein; this encodes MPHPTPHTEPLHLIRDHLLVRRGEAFDLLDTGVPITMRAPSIVSDELGVRVERLIGCAELARTPVTVDWPARTITWGATRRVGRGIKVPLRMSPLGVPLIPLDTETGCAEAVLDTGAALSYCPPEYVHGLRPVRHDEDFLPGFGRFAVEVHKVEIEAMGVSLTLEVAVLPPLLRAALAMIAPDGWILGAALFRDRVVTLDLARSLAIVGERHAMDATASDPREHASGGTSHPTDGAAFDDLFDDMFDDAEEHDDIPDAATPPCTASARDDHAGIACTVAFDTTTLRTGDTRIRAAVTLRGTGAGEGERPVDLALVLDRSGSMAGEPIEAVRDAASALVARLPQGSRAAVVTFDSEVRVDFALAPIGDGTLLPCQRAIRAIDTGGTTALADGWRRGRSVLTLAPHESASVEQVLPLRRIVLMTDGHANVGETSPTALAAMCRDAAQRGISTTTMGFGDGYDEDLLRAMADAGDGNTWYMQGPDRVAEVLVEELRAMRSVSALRVALCVAPDAPLTGVWGGLTGGGRVDADDASRGHSIMVGELSAVAERTVVLEFTLPRGSADAPLQLAACEATGVAPDGVTPVSLRFAIAWNGVRRPNSAVRATWLDLRLAALRERAITLADARRFDAAAQLLQRGLALLDRQPAVVRDLVRGSREQLAALLHRMRERRLDTVDRKRSLQHAYDRRTGKQTLFNW